In a single window of the Leptolyngbyaceae cyanobacterium genome:
- a CDS encoding histidine phosphatase family protein, which produces MFLKLIFNPAPKFLEDKPLSIRAIVVRHGQSTFNQQQRIQGRIDESVLTEAGRASARQVAAAISGLTFDAIYSSPLQRAKETAEIIQSCLANPPKLGLAPNLMEIDLPLWQRLHKDEVKEKFPEDYKLWKERPHELKMPVETAEGTKEFFPVLSLFEQAKQFWQEVLPHHDGKTILVVGHNGIGRALICTALGIPPAFYHSIQQSNCGVSVLNFPTLDAPLSEGKMGEASVQMESMNLISHLGEPLPKPRPGHQGPRFLLVRHGETEWNRQKKFQGQIDVPLNENGKAQSRAASEFLKDVAIDSAVTSPMLRPKETAQIILEPHSDVELELLPDLAEISHGLWEGKFEPEIEQDYPGLLKLWQESPEMVQMPEGENLQQVWDRAIPAWRSIVAKYSKQPKTVLVVAHDAINKAILCHLFNLGPAHFWNFKQGNCAVTVIDYPKGAEGYPVLQTMNVTTHLGGGVLDKTAAGAL; this is translated from the coding sequence ATTTTTCTTAAGCTTATTTTTAATCCAGCCCCTAAATTTCTGGAGGATAAACCCCTGTCAATCCGCGCGATCGTTGTCCGTCACGGACAAAGTACTTTCAATCAACAGCAGCGCATCCAAGGTCGTATTGACGAGTCTGTTTTAACCGAAGCAGGTCGTGCTAGCGCTAGACAAGTGGCTGCTGCGATTTCTGGTCTTACATTTGATGCTATTTACAGCAGTCCTCTGCAAAGAGCGAAAGAAACTGCCGAAATCATTCAATCTTGTTTAGCCAATCCTCCCAAATTAGGATTAGCGCCTAATTTGATGGAAATTGATTTACCTTTGTGGCAAAGATTGCACAAAGATGAGGTAAAAGAGAAATTTCCGGAAGATTATAAGTTGTGGAAGGAACGTCCCCACGAACTGAAAATGCCGGTGGAAACTGCGGAGGGAACTAAGGAATTTTTTCCGGTGTTATCGCTGTTCGAGCAAGCGAAGCAGTTTTGGCAGGAAGTTTTACCCCACCACGATGGAAAAACGATTCTAGTAGTCGGTCATAACGGGATCGGTCGTGCTTTGATTTGTACGGCGTTGGGAATTCCGCCTGCTTTTTACCACTCGATTCAACAATCGAATTGCGGGGTGAGCGTACTGAACTTTCCGACTCTGGATGCGCCTCTTTCGGAAGGGAAAATGGGAGAGGCATCTGTCCAAATGGAGTCGATGAATTTAATATCTCATTTGGGAGAGCCGTTGCCGAAACCTCGTCCCGGTCATCAGGGCCCGCGTTTCTTGTTGGTGCGTCACGGGGAAACTGAGTGGAACCGTCAGAAAAAGTTTCAAGGGCAAATTGACGTACCTTTGAATGAAAATGGAAAAGCACAATCTAGAGCGGCGTCTGAGTTTCTCAAAGATGTGGCAATTGATTCTGCAGTGACCAGTCCGATGTTGCGTCCGAAAGAAACTGCCCAAATTATTCTGGAGCCGCATTCTGACGTTGAGTTAGAATTGCTGCCGGATTTGGCGGAAATCAGTCACGGACTTTGGGAAGGAAAGTTTGAACCGGAAATCGAACAAGATTATCCCGGTTTGCTCAAATTGTGGCAAGAATCGCCGGAAATGGTGCAAATGCCGGAAGGGGAAAATTTGCAGCAAGTGTGGGATCGAGCAATTCCGGCTTGGCGATCGATCGTCGCTAAATATAGCAAACAGCCGAAAACCGTGTTGGTGGTAGCGCACGACGCGATCAATAAAGCGATTCTCTGCCATTTATTCAATTTGGGGCCGGCCCATTTCTGGAATTTCAAACAAGGTAATTGTGCCGTTACCGTTATTGATTATCCTAAAGGTGCAGAGGGCTACCCAGTGCTGCAAACAATGAACGTTACAACGCACTTGGGTGGCGGAGTTTTGGATAAAACCGCAGCAGGAGCGTTGTAA
- a CDS encoding CPBP family glutamic-type intramembrane protease, translating to MSIKRLILSLLTFLLVVLFGLRLLDSWRQPQIQSRLELYQTNLLLHAAEWQEKTEKDSGVKSAREALIGREPLEAAQKQYQQTRKSVLANLEKATKQLELLKSNVPVPAPANIKPPQEIDLSAETYRSAQVGQLQDSINELEKLIKELDVKIGLLQAKQGKIDRALQTWQSASQENTRSTAKTADILIGLWNQPARILPNAQQIIQKSLDGWFRYQALTQLYQLQQREEALAKLQAQEAEIAEQAVVKLAFVGGLPTFGFLIGVGLLIFTIAQWLLKKDLSLLSQNSNLPWATPWDAETVWQVFVVGFFAMQLLVSIFLLPVLVSLLNLDPASFDLRTKAFSVFATYAIVAVGGILVLYFSIKSFLPLPSEWFRFNLGGNWFWWGLGGYFTALPLVIVVSLINQKIWQGQGGSNPLLSLALQANDRVALGIFFVTAAIAAPLFEEFLFRGFLLPSLTRYMPVWGAILLSSFFFALAHLSLSEVLPLTTLGVVLGIVYTRSRNLLAPMFLHGLWNSGTLLSLFILGSGAN from the coding sequence ATGAGCATTAAGCGGTTGATTTTATCTTTGTTGACGTTTTTGCTGGTAGTTCTATTTGGTCTTCGCTTGCTAGATAGCTGGCGTCAGCCTCAAATTCAAAGTCGCCTGGAACTATATCAAACCAACCTGCTGCTACACGCCGCTGAATGGCAGGAGAAAACAGAAAAAGATTCGGGCGTAAAATCGGCTCGTGAAGCTCTAATCGGGCGAGAACCGCTCGAAGCTGCCCAAAAGCAGTATCAGCAAACCAGGAAATCTGTCCTGGCTAATCTAGAAAAAGCTACTAAACAACTTGAACTACTTAAATCTAATGTTCCCGTCCCAGCGCCAGCAAATATCAAACCACCCCAGGAAATCGATTTGAGTGCCGAAACATACCGTTCTGCTCAGGTAGGACAGTTGCAGGATTCTATCAATGAGTTAGAAAAATTAATTAAAGAATTAGACGTAAAAATAGGACTTTTACAAGCCAAACAAGGAAAAATCGATCGAGCGCTTCAAACTTGGCAGTCAGCGAGCCAGGAAAATACGCGCTCTACAGCAAAGACTGCGGATATTTTAATCGGTTTATGGAATCAGCCAGCACGCATTCTACCCAACGCTCAACAAATCATTCAAAAATCATTAGATGGATGGTTTAGGTATCAAGCACTAACTCAACTTTATCAATTACAGCAACGTGAAGAAGCCCTAGCAAAACTGCAAGCGCAAGAAGCAGAAATTGCCGAACAAGCAGTTGTTAAATTGGCATTTGTGGGTGGCTTGCCGACTTTTGGATTTTTGATTGGGGTGGGATTGCTGATTTTTACGATCGCGCAATGGCTGCTCAAAAAAGACCTCTCCCTCTTATCCCAAAATAGCAACCTTCCTTGGGCAACACCTTGGGATGCCGAGACGGTTTGGCAAGTGTTCGTGGTTGGTTTTTTTGCCATGCAGTTGTTAGTATCTATCTTTTTACTACCTGTATTGGTTAGCTTGCTCAACCTCGATCCAGCTAGTTTCGATTTAAGAACGAAAGCTTTTTCTGTTTTTGCCACTTACGCGATAGTGGCAGTGGGAGGAATTTTAGTACTTTATTTTTCCATTAAATCTTTTTTACCTCTGCCATCAGAATGGTTTCGATTTAATTTGGGTGGTAATTGGTTTTGGTGGGGATTGGGTGGTTATTTTACAGCCCTACCTTTGGTAATTGTCGTTTCTTTGATTAACCAAAAAATTTGGCAGGGACAAGGTGGTAGTAATCCTCTGTTATCGTTGGCACTACAAGCAAACGATCGCGTAGCCTTAGGAATTTTCTTTGTCACGGCAGCCATTGCCGCACCTTTGTTTGAGGAGTTTCTATTTCGAGGTTTTCTCCTCCCGTCTTTAACTCGTTATATGCCTGTTTGGGGTGCTATTTTGCTGAGTAGCTTTTTCTTTGCTTTGGCGCACTTGAGCCTTTCGGAAGTATTACCGTTGACTACTTTGGGGGTAGTGTTGGGCATAGTTTATACTCGATCGCGCAATCTATTAGCACCTATGTTCCTTCACGGTCTTTGGAATAGCGGTACTTTACTGAGCTTGTTTATTTTAGGCAGCGGCGCAAATTAA
- a CDS encoding dihydroorotase, with protein sequence MTNSELLQQVRIIDPVSGTDRIADVSIADGYIKAIETEISDYPAKTLVRDCRGLILGPGLVDLYSHSGEPGFEERETLASLMEAAQAGGFTRVAILPDTKPSVDNSAGLAQLQGLAGNLVPDVKDKRSLASPLPRLYFWGALTQGVKGEQMTELAELAAAGVVGFADGQPLQNMALLRRSLEYLKPLEKPVALWPERSDLAGNGLVREGVDSIRFGLPGIPTIAETSALAALLEVVEAIGTPVHILKVSTARSVQLIWEAKVRGLPITASTTWMHLLLDTEAVSSYDPSLRLSPPLGTPADREALKRGVQQGILDAIAIDHTPYSYEEKTVAFGETPPGAIGLELALPLLWQNLVATGEWSALELWRVLSTQPAICLKQTPAALTPGQPAEFTLFDPQLTWTVQKQNLKSLSVNTPWLGQQITGRVVM encoded by the coding sequence ATGACTAATAGCGAACTGCTACAACAAGTAAGAATAATTGACCCGGTTTCGGGAACCGATCGGATTGCGGATGTGTCGATCGCAGACGGTTATATAAAAGCAATCGAAACGGAAATATCTGATTATCCGGCTAAAACATTGGTGCGAGATTGCCGAGGGCTGATTTTAGGCCCTGGATTGGTAGATTTATACAGCCATTCCGGAGAACCGGGTTTTGAAGAACGGGAAACCTTAGCGTCTTTGATGGAAGCAGCGCAGGCGGGTGGCTTTACCCGCGTGGCGATTTTACCGGATACTAAACCTTCTGTAGATAATTCCGCAGGTTTGGCGCAGTTGCAGGGGTTGGCAGGTAATTTAGTTCCTGATGTCAAGGATAAGCGATCGCTTGCTTCCCCATTACCTCGCCTTTATTTTTGGGGTGCTTTGACTCAGGGGGTAAAAGGGGAACAAATGACTGAGTTGGCAGAATTAGCGGCAGCGGGAGTAGTAGGTTTTGCCGACGGTCAACCTTTGCAAAATATGGCTTTGCTGCGCCGTTCGTTGGAATATCTGAAGCCTTTGGAAAAACCCGTGGCCCTTTGGCCAGAGCGTAGCGATCTGGCTGGTAACGGGCTCGTGCGAGAAGGCGTTGATTCGATTCGGTTTGGATTGCCGGGAATTCCTACTATCGCGGAAACTTCTGCTCTGGCTGCTTTGTTAGAGGTGGTGGAAGCGATCGGCACTCCCGTTCATATTTTAAAAGTTTCTACTGCCCGCAGCGTGCAATTAATTTGGGAAGCGAAGGTGCGGGGATTACCGATTACTGCCAGTACGACTTGGATGCACTTGTTGCTGGATACGGAAGCAGTAAGCAGTTACGATCCCAGTTTGCGTTTGTCTCCGCCTCTGGGGACTCCTGCCGATCGAGAAGCGTTGAAACGGGGAGTACAGCAGGGGATACTCGATGCGATCGCGATCGACCACACTCCCTACAGTTACGAAGAAAAAACCGTTGCTTTTGGAGAAACTCCCCCAGGTGCGATCGGTTTAGAACTAGCATTACCTTTGCTATGGCAAAATTTAGTGGCAACTGGCGAATGGTCTGCTTTGGAATTATGGCGAGTGTTAAGTACTCAACCTGCTATTTGTTTGAAACAGACTCCCGCCGCACTAACACCTGGTCAACCTGCTGAATTTACTCTGTTCGATCCCCAGTTAACCTGGACGGTACAAAAGCAAAATTTGAAATCTCTTTCTGTAAATACTCCTTGGTTGGGGCAACAAATCACTGGTAGGGTTGTGATGTGA